One window from the genome of Solea solea chromosome 2, fSolSol10.1, whole genome shotgun sequence encodes:
- the LOC131455225 gene encoding bromodomain adjacent to zinc finger domain protein 2B-like isoform X4, with amino-acid sequence MKTPLFDDKVQSTGVTELGIVSYNMESGERLSSPSSAPSSLHMASSSAGSSPAPPQMPSAKCSPAFSLAGSSPLSAENFPSELLRCTKSQGPLRQMSGDGSLKRPAKSNSFPLVSRPASRLYTSSEFGGLGSLGLSAFAAHPQFGTFPVSCSPTPDWWWPSEAHLRGAAAFLPPLLGLHPAFASTIKSQDPAHSQPRTSVSVDMNGTVNGRRGPPPTGKSTMNSSSIPAKRNKEKTQANCCQKSIQDPGHQKTALQTKEKNPSKRPLETSSMSGSQSGSLSESSSDVEESSSDADDMEEEDNDDEEEDDQSNDSEDSDSTTEGCLKRKAKWLTQSTSDSKKKRLCIADENPTQDSHCDGAALTPLHRLQSSHPDDQPLSASPFLQSCRAAEEENQQHISVIQAIGTATSNSPFALSLRDVSPLASSSPPNPKSFSNSPRHLPLTASPKHFSQVSSPKHSSVSSSPQPLALYSPMKPLSPKSSPSPKFLPLSSTPKPPARSASQNPAHTQSSLVLSSNHTWPVDSLKESSGSLSDKNSFHFNSFKLRQAGHSKDSLKQVFSLQHPSQSCETNLFLGHHANGETHPEVQDAPLALITKPRIQSCTFNTKPLLAATSPSYRMPINLSTTTKEPSGSTASLPKSTSSSRSAHGSRKTKTPTSLSSGKTVSKTHSCSPVDLDKGSESDIHSSKDSESDSLDDFDEDEDDIEEEDSGTSLSESESNMDSDSDSSEDDIKEHGEMEAGSDVERFPLKVAKAPLSAHKSSSPLSASSSPLNLQVVKPASSPCGLLTPTGMTRLGALSNLSALSTSFKLAALPGPGKRRTVPDESVLRLPLEFGWRRETRIRTVAGRLQGEVAYFAPCGKKMRQYPDVMKYLLRNGIIEISRDNFSFSTKVKVGEFYGAREGAEGLQWVLLAEEEITPTIIAMDGRRSRRLKSDHQPTADGTGSQQLKSHPLIIAENNFQDAKLLRKLEAQEIARQAAHIKLRRKLEKQAMVQAAKEARKRQAILAAEERRKKREQIKILKQQEKIKRIQQIRMEKELRAQQILEAKRRKKEEAANARILEAEKRNKEREMQRLQAVILKHQERERRRQHMMLMKAVETRKKAEEKERLKKEKDDERRLNKERKLELKRLEVEKAKELKKPNEDMCLADLKLLPELSRVPGLVLPGNTFSDCLMVLQFLHSFGKVLGLETNLYNLKLNDLQEGLLNIRGGLGKVQDLLVSVLSVAVCDPGIPAGHKNKTCLGELLSNVKINRGNVSEILRIYVEAHCEQTELAALAASLRTKAFQAHTPCQKVSMLVFLVNELCCSKAVISEIDKNIDHMSNLRKDKWVVDGELRKLRSIHTKKTGKRHSNVGGEDNLTFVIPNAKNKCKQKEGDSEEEEDEDDDTEDQGDDEDEEEEDSGGKKGKKAEICEEEDDSVHSDIDELEKQIEKTYKQQSHIRQQLFKSSYSLRSMIIGQDRYKRSYWLLPQCGIFVEGMESSEGCEVLEMEKERQETVQVIRVKEEQLEETTMPAVSSLALSAGGDTAAVKSQQDKDSHNLFLQNPGSLSKLSKLLEVAKLAQDSNVNSDNSQNCHSVKIPTTAFYPSIPSSQTGISHSPLPGNAHQRLGDKMDTVTSPLCAPQLQSSPWITCSPQPVLQHDQDSFLQLSKIVMDKSSQWFTLLPRSPCDDCSVTSGSSPTASSSSPQTTSTKSPSSLSPNPPATASHNTAAQINNRHSPVLQQEKSGSDQSRLTLSDVSSATMSPSLPFSGTSLPPVLDQASQHAESNGNGVNNNTVNKSETLSDKCPSASSPAVDVAKTQDYPRPQPIPEEMLRGWWRVSDTQELHSLVKALHSRGIREKVLQKQIQKHMEYVIQLCASSKVIDVSELEKLQGCEEMVESWNVEEQAMDVDICLLQQVEDLERRVVSAGLQVKGWTHPERHSDREDLVYHEHTLVSSPAPDSKGWKETNPEKHPDAVVRQPDNPLDIAVMRLAELEKNIEQSDEKKADPGMRLWHEALSQVRSSAQLSLCIQQLQKSIAWERSIMKVHCHHCQKGDNEELLLLCDGCDKGCHTYCHKPKISKVPDGDWFCPTCVSKESGQSPQITKKRNPTASGAKKGSEIKQNGKSSVVGELVKEEASSSSSSSMSKKGTRELKKRNSEDNPSSSSQANNDSVAPCAKKAKTAVDDATGLAKCSELLAELEAHQDAWPFLTPVNHKAVPGYKKVIKRPMDFSTIREKLQNNQYSSLDPFIVDMNLVFDNCEKFNEDDSEIGQAGHSMRRFFDKRWTELLM; translated from the exons ATATGGAGTCTGGAGAGCGACTGTCCTCCCCATCTTCGGCCCCGTCCTCCCTTCACATGGCTTCGTCTTCGGCCGGCTCCTCCCCTGCGCCGCCACAGATGCCCTCCGCCAAATGCAGCCCAGCCTTTAGCCTTGCAGGCAGCTCCCCTCTCAGCGCCGAAAACTTCCCATCAGAGCTACTTAGATGCACAAAAAGTCAAG GCCCTTTGCGACAGATGAGCGGGGATGGGAGTTTAAAAAGACCCGCCAAGTCGAACAGTTTTCCCTTAGTCAGCCGTCCAGCTTCTCGGCTCTACACATCAAGTGAGTTCGGAGGTCTTGGTAGTCTTGGTTTGTCTGCATTTGCTGCTCATCCCCAGTTTGGTACATTTCCAG TGTCTTGCTCCCCCACTCCAGACTGGTGGTGGCCATCTGAAGCACAtctcagaggagcagcagccttcctccctcctcttctggGTCTGCATCCTGCATTTGCATCAACCATCAAAAGTCAAGATCCTGCTCATTCACAGCCCCGTACCTCAG TCTCTGTAGACATGAATGGAACAGTGAATGGCAGGAGGGGTCCCCCCCCTACTGGGAAGTCTACTATGAACAGCAGTTCAATTCCAGCAAAGCGAAACAAGGAGAAAACTCAAGCCAACTGTTGTCAAAAGAGCATTCAGGACCCAGGCCACCAGAAGACTGCTctgcaaacaaaagaaaag aaTCCCAGCAAAAGACCACTAGAGACCTCAAGCATGAGCGGCAGCCAGTCAGGATCCTTGTCGGAGAGCTCAAGTGATGTCGAGGAGAGCAGCAGTGATGCTGATGATATGGAGGAAgaggataatgatgatgaagaagaggacgaTCAGAGCAATGACAGTGAGGACTCTGATTCCACAACAGAGGGTTGCCTTAAACGGAAAGCCAAG TGGCTGACACAGAGCACGTCTGATAGTAAAAAGAAGAGACTTTGCATTGCTGATGAAAATCCGACTCAAGACAGTCATTGTGATGGAGCTGCTTTGACTCCCTTGCACCGCCTCCAGTCATCTCATCCAGATGATCAGCCTCTGTCTGCATCACCATTTCTCCAAAGCTGTAGGGCTGCAGAAGAGGAGAACCAGCAACACATCAGTGTCATCCAGGCCATAGGGACGGCCACCAGCAACAGTCCCTTTGCACTGTCCCTGAGGGATGTCTCTCCTCTGGCCTCCAGCTCTCCACCCAACCCCAAGTCTTTCTCCAACTCACCCAGACACTTACCTCTAACTGCTTCACCAAAGCACTTCTCTCAAGTATCCTCTCCAAAGCATAgctctgtctcttcttctcCCCAACCCCTTGCTCTGTATTCCCCTATGAAACCCCTATCTCCCAAATCCTCGCCATCACCCAAATTCCTTCCCCTCTCTTCTACTCCCAAACCACCAGCACGGTCAGCCTCACAAAATCCTGCACATACACAGAGCTCGCTGGTGTTGTCTTCTAATCACACATGGCCTGTCGATAGCCTGAAAGAAAGCAGTGGAAGCCTTTCAGATAAAAACTCATTTCACTTCAACAGTTTTAAATTAAGACAG gCCGGCCATTCCAAGGACTCTTTAAAGCAGGTTTTCTCTCTGCAACATCCAAGCCAGAGCTG TGAGACCAATCTGTTCCTGGGCCATCACGCTAATGGAGAGACCCATCCTGAAGTACAGGATGCTCCTTTGGCTCTCATCACTAAGCCCCGCATCCAGAGCTGCACCTTTAACACTAAGCCGCTGCTGGCAGCTACCAGCCCCTCCTACCGGATGCCCATCAACCTGAGCACTACCACCAAGGAACCATCCGGCAGCACTGCTTCCCTGCCTAAATCTACTTCCTCATCACGATCTGCTCATGGATCAAGGAAGACCAAGACCCCCACCTCCCTGAGTTCTGGAAAGACTGTCTCGAAAACCCACTCCTGTTCACCTGTAGACCTGGACAAAGGGAGTGAGTCTGATATCCACAGCAGCAAGGACTCCGAGTCGGACTCTTTAGATGATTtcgatgaagatgaagatgacatTGAGGAGGAAGATTCTGGCACCAGTCTATCAG AGTCAGAAAGCAATATGGATAGTGACTCTGATAGCTCCGAGGATGACATAAAAGAGCACGGTGAGATGGAAGCTGGGAGCGACGTAGAGAGGTTTCCTCTGAAAGTAGCTAAAGCACCTTTGTCTGCTCACAAGTCGTCCTCACCCCTCTCAGCAAGCAGCTCCCCACTCAACTTGCAGGTTGTCAAACCTGCAAGTTCGCCTTGTGGTCTTCTCACTCCCACTGGGATGACCCGCTTAGGAGCTTTGAGTAACCTCAGCGCCCTGTCCACATCCTTCAAACTTGCTGCACTGCCAG GACCAGGAAAGAGGAGGACAGTGCCAGATGAGAGCGTCCTACGACTGCCTCTTGAGTTTGG CTGGAGGAGGGAGACCCGGATCAGGACCGTGGCAGGTCGGCTACAAGGGGAGGTTGCTTATTTTGCACCCTGTGGAAAGAAGATGCGACAGTATCCTGATGTAATGAAG TACTTGCTCCGAAATGGAATAATTGAAATCTCCCGGGACAACTTCAGCTTCAGTACCAAAGTTAAAGTTGGGGAATTCTATGGAGCCAGAGAGGGAGCAGAG GGTTTACAGTGGGTTTTGCTGGCTGAGGAGGAGATTACTCCCACTATCATAGCAATGGATGGCAGACGCAGCCGCCGCTTAAAGTCTGACCACCAGCCAACAGCTGATGGCACTGGGAGTCAACAACTAAAGTCTCATCCTCTAATTATCGCTGAAAATAACTTCCAAGATGCCAAGCTGCTGCGTAAACTGGAAGCACAAG AAATAGCTCGACAGGCAGCTCACATCAAACTGAGGAGAAAATTAGAGAAGCAGGCCATGGTACAAGCAGCCAAAGAGGCAAGGAAGCGGCAAG caATATTGGCTGCCGAAGAAAGGCggaaaaagagagagcaaataaaGATTCTTAAGCAGCAA GAGAAGATCAAGCGCATTCAGCAAATTCGGATGGAGAAAGAACTCCGTGCACAGCAAATTCTCGAG gctaaaagaaggaaaaaagaagaagcagccaATGCGAGAATATTGGAGGCTGAGAAACGAAATAAG GAAAGGGAGATGCAAAGACTACAAGCTGTCATACTGAAGCACCAG GAGAGGGAAAGACGCCGGCAGCACATGATGCTCATGAAGGCTGTGGAGaccagaaagaaggcagag GAGAAGGAGCGtctgaagaaagagaaagacgaCGAGAGACGGTTAAACAAAGAGAGGAAACTAGAGCTCAAACGGCTGGAAGTGGAAAAAGCAAAGGAGCTTAAGAAGCCAAATGAAGACATGTGTTTAGCCGATCTTAAG CTACTTCCAGAACTGTCACGTGTTCCTGGTCTGGTCCTGCCAGGGAACACCTTCTCTGACTGCCTGATGGTGCTGCAGTTTCTGCACAGCTTTGGGAAGGTCCTGGGATTAGAAACCAATTTATACAACCTCAAATTAAATGACCTCCAGGAAGGGTTGCTCAACATCAGAGGGGGTTTGGGCAAGGTGCAGGACCTGCTTGTGAGCGTGCtctctgtggctgtgtgtgacCCTGGTATACCTGCAGGTCATAAG AACAAAACCTGCTTGGGGGAACTCTTGAGTAATGTGAAAATCAACCGAGGCAACGTGTCTGAGATCCTGCGAATCTACGTGGAAGCTCATTGTGAGCAGACAGAACTAGCTGCTCTGGCTGCCAGCCTCAGAACGAAGGCTTTTCAGGCCCACACTCCGTGTCAGAAGGTGTCCATGCTAGTATTCCTGGTTAATGAGCTCTGCTGTAGTAAAGCTGTGATCAG TGAGATTGACAAAAACATAGATCACATGTCCAACCTGAGGAAGGATAAATGGGTCGTTGATGGAGAGCTGCGCAA ACTGAGGAGCATCCACACCAAGAAGACGGGGAAGAGACACAGCAATGTGGGAGGAGAGGACAACCTCACCTTTGTCATCCCCAAtgccaaaaacaaatgcaagcaGAAAGAAGGGGAtagtgaggaagaagaggacgaGGATGATGACACCGAGGATCAAGGAGATgacgaggatgaggaggaagaagattcaggaggaaagaaagggaagaaaGCAGAGATTTGTGAAGAGGAG GATGACAGTGTTCACTCAGACATAGACGAGCTGGAGAAACAGATTGAGAAAACCTATAAG CAACAAAGTCACATCAGGCAGCAGCTGTTTAAGTCGTCCTACTCGCTGCGCTCCATGATAATTGGACAGGACCGCTACAAGAGGAGTTACTGGCTCCTCCCACAGTGTGGCATCTTTGTTGAAGGCATGGAGAGTAGCGAAG GTTGTGAAGTGTTGGAGATGGAGAAGGAAAGACAGGAGACTGTTCAGGTGATCAGAGTAAAGGAGGAGCAGCTGGAAGAGACAACCATGCCAGCAGTGTCCAGCCTGGCACTGAGCGCAGGCGGAGACACAGCCGCTGTGAAGAGCCAACAGGACAAAGACAGTCACAATCTCTTCCTCCAGAACCCTGGCTCTCTATCTAAGCTCAGCAAACTCCTTGAAGTAGCCAAACTGGCTCAAGATTCAAACGTCAACTCTGATAACAGTCAGAACTGTCACTCTGTTAAAATCCCCACCACTGCATTTTATCCCTCAATTCCCAGCTCTCAGACAGGAATATCCCACAGCCCCCTGCCTGGAAACGCTCATCAGAGACTTGGAGATAAGATGGATACCGTGACATCGCCGCTTTGTGCCCCCCAGCTCCAAAGCAGTCCGTGGATAACCTGTAGTCCTCAGCCTGTCCTTCAGCACGATCAAGATAGCTTCCTCCAGCTTTCCAAGATAGTGATGGATAAAAGCAGCCAGTGGTTTACACTCTTGCCTCGCTCTCCCTGTGACGACTGCTCAGTCACTTCAGGCTCCAGCCCTACAGcgtcctcctcttctccacAGACCACGAGCACCAaatccccctcctccctctcccctaATCCCCCTGCTACAGCCAGCCACAACACTGCTGCTCAAATCAATAACAGACATTCGCCCGTCCTTCAG CAAGAAAAATCTGGCAGTGATCAAAGCAGACTGACACTGAGTGACGTGTCCAGTGCTACAATGAGTCCCAGCCTGCCCTTCTCTGGCACTTCTCTACCCCCCGTGCTGGATCAGGCCTCCCAGCATGCAGAGAGTAATGGGAATGGGGTAAATAACAACACTGTCAACAAGAGTGAGACCCTTAGTGACAAGTGTCCCTCTGCCTCATCTCCTGCTGTGGACGTGGCCAAGACCCAGGACTACCCTCGACCTCAGCCTATTCCCGAGG AGATGCTGCGTGGTTGGTGGCGAGTGTCCGACACGCAGGAACTGCACAGTCTGGTTAAGGCACTCCACAGCCGAGGCATCAGAGAGAAAGTCCTGCAGaaacaaatccaaaaacacATGGAGTATGTGATCCAGCTCTGTGCCAGCAGCAAAG TGATTGATGTGTCAGAGCTGGAGAAGCTGCAGGGGTGTGAGGAGATGGTGGAGAGTTGGAACGTCGAGGAACAGGCCATGGACGTGGACATCTGCCTTCTGCAGCAGGTCGAGGATCTGGAGAGACGAGTCGTCTCGGCCGGCCTGCAGGTCAAG GGATGGACACACCCTGAGCGACACTCGGACAGAGAGGATCTTGTCTATCATGAGCACACACTGGTCTCTTCCCCGGCTCCTGACAGCAAAGGTTGGAAAGAAACCAACCCGGAGAAACATCCCGACGCCGTGGTGCGTCAGCCGGATAATCCACTTGATATCGCTGTCATGAGGCTGGCAGAGTTGGAGAAGAATATTGAACAAAG TGACGAGAAGAAGGCGGATCCTGGGATGAGGCTGTGGCATGAAGCCCTCAGTCAAGTTCGCAGCTCGGCTCAGCTGTCACTCTGTattcagcagctgcagaaatcCATTGCCTGGGAGCGCTCCATCATGAAAGTG CACTGCCATCACTGTCAAAAGGGAGATAACGAAGAGCTGCTTCTACTTTGTGACGGCTGTGACAAAGGCTGCCACACATACTGCCATAAACCCAAGATCAGCAAAGTACCCGATGGAGACTGGTTTTGTCCCACTTGTGTTTCAAAG GAAAGTGGTCAATCCCCCCAGATTACGAAGAAACGGAACCCCACAGCTTCAGGAGCGAAGAAAGGCAGTGAGATAAAACAAAATGGTAAATCATCTGTGGTTGGAGAACTCGTCAAAGAGGAGGCttctagcagcagcagcagcagcatgtcaaAAAAGGGTACCAGGGAGTTAAAGAAGAGAAATTCAGAAGACAATCCGTCCAGCAGCTCCCAGGCCAATAATGACAGCGTCGCTCCCTGCGCCAAAAAAGCCAAAACAGCCGTAGATGACGCGACTGGATTGGCAAAATGCAG TGAGCTGCTGGCTGAGCTGGAGGCCCATCAGGACGCGTGGCCCTTTCTCACTCCGGTCAACCACAAGGCCGTACCTGGATACAAGAAGGTCATCAAGAGGCCCATGGACTTCTCCACCATCAGAGAGAAACTCCAAAACAACCA GTACTCCAGTCTGGACCCGTTCATCGTTGACATGAACCTGGTTTTTGACAACTGTGAAAAATTCAACGAAGACGATTCAGAAATTGGACAAGCCGGACACAGCATGAGAAGATTCTTTGACAAACGATGGACTGAACTGCTGATgtag